From a single Capsicum annuum cultivar UCD-10X-F1 chromosome 12, UCD10Xv1.1, whole genome shotgun sequence genomic region:
- the LOC107849989 gene encoding SKP1-like protein 11, with protein MASSSKTEQKKMLILKSSEEEEFEIEESIAVQSGTIKNMVEDDFTLIPLPNVDTETLIKIIKYMKKHGEKTKSNEKDIEEFDKEFVKKSFTELKELVLAANYLHITSLIDLLCQAFADRIKNKSVKAIREIFGIPNDFTPEEEAEVYEQHKWAHEEGKEHIDHSAY; from the coding sequence ATGGCATCATCATCGAAAACCGAACAGAAAAAAATGTTAATCCTAAAATCGTCTGAAGAAGAGGAATTTGAGATTGAAGAATCCATCGCGGTTCAATCTGGAACAATTAAAAACATGGTGGAAGACGATTTCACCCTCATCCCACTCCCAAATGTCGATACAGAAACCCTAATCAAAATTATCAAGTACATGAAGAAGCATGGAGAGAAGACAAAGTCAAACgaaaaagatatagaagaatTTGACAAGGAATTCGTGAAGAAGAGCTTCACAGAACTAAAGGAACTTGTATTGGCTGCAAATTATCTTCACATTACTAGTTTGATCGATCTATTATGTCAAGCATTTGCCGATAGAATTAAGAACAAGTCAGTCAAGGCGATTCGAGAGATATTCGGTATCCCAAACGACTTCACACCGGAGGAAGAAGCAGAGGTTTATGAGCAACATAAGTGGGCACATGAAGAAGGAAAAGAACATATTGATCATTCTGCTTATTAG
- the LOC107850038 gene encoding SKP1-like protein 11: MITLQSSDKDVFEIEQSILIQSGTIKNMVEDDFTFIPLPSVDTETLIKIIEYMKKHADKTDSKEKNIKEFDKDFMKKTLNELFALVFAANYLHISSLLELLYPSIADRIKDKITEAIRQIFSIRCDFTPEEERRIIMDNKWAHEGTEIEGTLD; the protein is encoded by the coding sequence ATGATAACCTTGCAATCATCAGACAAAGATGTATTTGAGATTGAACAATCGATCCTGATTCAGTCAGGAACCATAAAAAACATGGTGGAGGACGATTTCACTTTTATCCCACTACCAAGCGTTGATACAGAAACCCTAATCAAAATTATCGAGTATATGAAGAAGCATGCAGACAAGACAGattcaaaggaaaaaaatatcaaagaattcGACAAGGATTTCATGAAGAAGACGTTGAATGAACTATTTGCTCTTGTATTTGCTGCAAATTACCTTCACATTAGCAGTTTATTGGAGCTGTTATATCCGTCAATTGCTGATAGAATTAAGGACAAAATAACAGAGGCTATTCGACAGATATTTAGTATCCGATGTGATTTCACACCAGAGGAAGAAAGAAGGATTATTATGGATAATAAGTGGGCACATGAAGGGACAGAAATTGAAGGAACTCTTgattag